A genome region from Nitrosopumilus oxyclinae includes the following:
- the glyS gene encoding glycine--tRNA ligase — MDYEAVMKLALERGFYFPSCEIYADAQAGFWEYGPSGVSLKNKFLELWRRELIRRDGMLEIDGSQIMSKSVFEASGHLGNFADPIIKCIKCNATFRADRTIAELTQIEIPESADLEEFDNVISQNNIKCPKCKGDFDKTKNFNMMFKVGIGPEEEEAYLRPETCQSIFVDFPRLYKTMRGKLPIGIAQVGKSFRNEIAPRQSLLRLREFYQAEIEVFCNPNNLSEVEKFSEIQDVTLRIQTDGDPVSMTCKEAVESGVVPNKLVAYYLGILTEFYEKTGIDITKSRFRKLGDKEKAFYAEVAFDFEVETTIGWLELVACNYRSDYDLTSHATKSKQKFEIMDGDDKVLPHVFEISMGIDRSLYTILEHSLKEDKEHERIVLALKPYLSPVHIGILSLVKKDGLKEKTDEIYLQLKRKCDAFLDHSGAIGRRYRRLDEIGSPFAITVDHQTLEDGTVTIRMRDSMEQKRINISELDSEVIQSIAYP, encoded by the coding sequence ATGGACTATGAAGCAGTAATGAAACTAGCACTTGAGCGTGGATTTTACTTTCCTAGCTGTGAAATTTATGCAGATGCTCAGGCTGGGTTTTGGGAATATGGTCCATCTGGTGTTAGTTTAAAAAATAAATTTCTAGAACTATGGAGAAGAGAGTTAATCCGAAGAGATGGGATGCTTGAAATTGATGGTTCTCAGATTATGTCAAAATCAGTTTTTGAAGCATCTGGACATTTAGGAAATTTTGCGGATCCAATAATCAAATGTATAAAATGCAATGCAACATTTAGGGCAGACAGAACTATTGCTGAACTTACACAAATAGAAATTCCTGAGAGTGCAGACTTGGAAGAGTTCGATAATGTAATTTCACAAAACAATATCAAATGTCCAAAGTGTAAAGGTGACTTTGATAAGACAAAAAATTTCAATATGATGTTCAAAGTAGGTATTGGCCCTGAAGAAGAAGAAGCATATCTACGACCTGAAACATGTCAATCAATCTTTGTAGATTTTCCTAGGCTATACAAGACCATGAGAGGAAAACTTCCTATAGGAATTGCCCAAGTAGGAAAGAGTTTTAGAAATGAAATTGCACCAAGACAGAGCCTACTTCGTCTAAGGGAATTCTATCAAGCAGAGATTGAAGTGTTTTGTAATCCAAATAACCTATCTGAGGTAGAAAAGTTTTCAGAGATTCAAGATGTTACTCTAAGAATACAAACAGATGGAGATCCGGTCTCTATGACATGTAAAGAAGCAGTAGAATCAGGTGTTGTTCCTAACAAGCTTGTAGCATATTACTTGGGAATTTTAACTGAATTTTATGAGAAAACAGGTATTGATATTACAAAAAGTAGATTTAGAAAATTAGGAGATAAAGAAAAGGCATTCTATGCTGAAGTAGCATTTGATTTTGAAGTAGAGACTACTATTGGTTGGCTAGAACTAGTAGCATGTAATTACAGATCTGACTATGACTTGACCAGTCATGCAACAAAAAGCAAGCAAAAATTTGAGATAATGGATGGCGATGACAAAGTTTTACCTCATGTATTTGAGATTTCGATGGGAATTGACAGAAGTTTGTATACAATATTAGAGCATAGTTTGAAAGAGGATAAAGAACATGAAAGAATAGTTTTAGCCTTAAAACCATACTTGTCTCCTGTTCATATTGGAATTTTATCTCTAGTAAAAAAAGATGGATTAAAAGAAAAAACAGATGAAATTTATCTTCAATTAAAAAGAAAATGTGATGCATTTTTAGATCACTCTGGTGCAATAGGCAGAAGATATAGAAGACTAGATGAGATAGGATCACCATTTGCAATTACAGTAGATCATCAAACACTAGAAGATGGAACAGTAACAATTCGTATGAGAGATAGTATGGAACAAAAAAGAATTAATATTTCTGAACTTGATTCTGAAGTTATTCAATCAATAGCCTATCCATAA
- a CDS encoding deoxyribonuclease IV translates to MQIGCHVSISGSIDKSVDNAVERECSAFQIFTRNPRGWHAKPLTKENIDSFKSKLKASKIDRFATCAHMPYLPNLATPKEDGFEKSVKTLIDESERCAQLGIPYLVTHLGSHLGTGDEAGIKKLVKGLTLAGKAKNDVIILLENTAGQKNSVGSDFKQLGEIFKQLKPAKKFGVCIDTCHAFVAGYDLRTEENVKKTFSEFEKYVGTDNLKILHLNDAKGDLGCNLDRHYHLGLGGIGEKGISAVVKFANKKKIPIILETPIDDDRDDFENIRVAKGFA, encoded by the coding sequence ATGCAGATCGGATGTCATGTTTCAATATCTGGATCCATCGACAAGTCTGTAGACAATGCTGTTGAGAGAGAATGCTCCGCATTTCAAATATTTACAAGAAATCCAAGAGGTTGGCATGCAAAGCCACTCACCAAAGAAAACATTGATAGCTTCAAATCAAAACTCAAAGCAAGTAAAATTGATAGATTTGCAACTTGTGCACACATGCCATATTTACCAAATCTTGCAACTCCAAAAGAGGATGGATTTGAAAAATCTGTCAAAACATTAATTGATGAAAGTGAAAGATGTGCACAATTAGGAATTCCATATTTAGTAACTCATCTTGGAAGTCATTTAGGTACTGGAGATGAAGCTGGGATTAAAAAATTAGTAAAAGGGTTAACTTTAGCTGGAAAAGCAAAAAATGATGTAATCATACTATTAGAAAATACTGCAGGACAAAAAAATTCTGTTGGTTCTGATTTTAAACAGCTGGGGGAGATTTTCAAACAACTAAAACCAGCAAAAAAATTTGGTGTTTGTATAGATACTTGTCATGCATTTGTTGCAGGTTATGATTTGAGAACAGAAGAGAATGTAAAGAAAACTTTTTCAGAATTTGAAAAATACGTAGGAACTGATAATTTAAAAATTCTTCATCTAAATGATGCAAAGGGGGATCTTGGTTGCAATTTAGATAGACATTATCATTTAGGATTGGGTGGAATTGGAGAAAAAGGAATTTCAGCTGTTGTTAAATTTGCAAATAAGAAAAAAATTCCCATAATTTTAGAAACCCCTATTGATGATGACAGAGATGACTTTGAGAATATTAGAGTGGCAAAGGGATTTGCGTAG